From Weissella confusa, a single genomic window includes:
- a CDS encoding dUTPase → MTMDIAGYLREARESYRAVVADWENPIGPKDVLLNDYLNLDVSMSALMRRVEAINNDVPHNAVDASNSEVKALYATAFAQFLLISLKQQWTHLMVLEDEDLAKFARFPQMRLAHQFIGIKTMLLNSYHQKRQADFSHAWRSFLKLGLVELKLTQDEIDQEVRAVLDASDLDSPAF, encoded by the coding sequence ATGACGATGGATATTGCAGGTTACTTGCGTGAAGCACGCGAGTCATATCGCGCAGTTGTGGCTGATTGGGAAAATCCAATCGGACCTAAGGATGTCTTGCTGAATGATTATTTGAACCTAGATGTATCAATGAGTGCCTTGATGCGCCGTGTTGAAGCTATCAACAACGACGTGCCACATAATGCAGTGGACGCTAGCAATAGTGAAGTGAAGGCACTGTACGCAACGGCTTTCGCCCAATTCTTGTTGATTAGTTTGAAGCAACAATGGACGCACTTGATGGTGCTTGAGGATGAGGATTTAGCCAAGTTTGCGCGTTTCCCGCAAATGCGTTTGGCCCACCAATTTATTGGGATTAAGACCATGTTGCTAAATTCATATCATCAAAAGCGTCAAGCGGATTTTTCACATGCCTGGCGTTCATTTTTGAAGCTCGGTCTAGTCGAACTAAAATTGACGCAGGATGAAATCGATCAAGAAGTTCGTGCGGTTTTGGATGCTTCTGACCTTGATTCACCAGCGTTTTAA